GGTGGGTCCCGACGGTCTGGCCCGTTGTCCGTGGGGTGCGTCGGCGGCGGAGATGCAGACCTACCACGACACGGAGTGGGGCCGGCCCGTCCGGGACGAGCGAGGTCTCTTCGAGAGGCTCACGCTCGAGGCGTTCCAGTCCGGGCTCTCGTGGGCGATCGTGCTGCGCAAGCGGCCGCGCTTCCGTGAGGTCTTCGCCGACTTCGACCCGGTGGTCGTCGCGGCGTACGACGGTCGCCGTGTCGCCGAGCTGCTCGACGACGCGGGCATCATCCGCAACCGGACGAAGGTCGAGGCGACGATCGCTAACGCGGCCGCCGTGCGAGCGTTCGAGGGCGGGTTCGCCGACTTCGTGTGGTCGTTCGCCCCGCCGCGCGCGCCACGGCCCGTGACGCTCGCCGACGTCCCCGCCATCACACCGGAGTCCAAGGCCCTCGCAGCCGGGCTCAAAAAGCGCGGGTTCGTCTTCGTCGGCCCGACGACCGCGTACGCGATGATGCAGGCCACCGGCATGGTCGACGACCACCTGGCCGAGTGCCACGTGCGGCCGACAGCAGACTGAGCGAGGATCGGCGGCATGCGCACTGCTCATGCCGTCGCCGCCGGCACCCTCGTGGCGGTCGTCTCCGTCCTCGGGGCACCCGCCGGTGCCGTGTCCCCGACCACCTCGGCCCCCCGGGCGGTCCTGACGGTGCAGGTCGCGACGTCTGCGTCACGTCCCGCCGTGGTCGAGCGCGTGGTGGTCGGGCACTCCCGCAAAGGTCGGGAGATCGTCGCCTACCGCCTGGGCGATCCCGAAGCGCGCCGATCGGCGGTGGTGATCGCCGCGATGCACGGCGACGAGCGCAAGCCGCAGGCGATCCTGCGCAACCTGCGCGACGGCAGCCCGATCAGCGGGCTCGACCTGTGGGTGGTGCCGAACGCCAACCCCGACGGTGTCGCGCGCAAGGCGCGACGGAACGCTCGCGGCGTGGATCTCAACCGCAACTTCCCGCGGAGGTGGAAGGCGTCCAAGCGCGGGCCGACGTGGTCGGGGCCGAAGGCGGCGTCGGAGCCGGAGACACGCGCCATGATGCGGTTCCTCCGCAAGGTCGCGCCCGACCAGGTCGTCTCGTTCCACCAGCCGCTCTACGGGATCGACACGAGCGGCACCGGCAACCGTCCGCTCGCGCGGAGGTTGGCCAAGCACCTGCGCCTTCCGAAGCGGAGCTTCTCCTGCGGGTCCGGGTGCCACGGCACGATGTCGCAGTGGTTCAACCACCGGCTCGACGGTCAGCTGGTGACCGTCGAGCTCGGCCGCCGCCCGTCGAAGGCCTACCTGACCCGTACGGCGCCCAAGGGTCTTCTCAAGGCGCTGGGCGGCACTCGCCCCTGATTCCAGGCCGGACGGGACAGGCCGGCGGCGTCAGCGCCCGACGAAGGTGGGCTTCTCCTTCGCGAGGAACGCGTTGACCGCCGCCCGGTGGTCCTCCGACGCCCCGGTCAGCGCCATCAGCCGTCCCTCGTTCGTGAGAGCCTCGGGCAGGCTGTGGGTCGCCGAGTAGGCGAGCGCGCGCTTGAGGGACGCGTACGCGAGGGTCGGACCCGCGGCGAGCCGGGTCGCGAGCTCGCGGACGACGTCGGCGAGCTCGTCGTCGGGCACGACCTGCGTCGCGATCCCGAGCTGCAGCGCCTCGTCGGCCCGGATCGTACGAGGCAGCAGCAGGAGCTCGGTCGCCTTCGGGAAGCCGACCAGCCGCTGCAGCGTCCAGGACGCGCCGGTGTCGGCCGACAGCGCGATGCCCGCGAAGGCGAGGTTGAAGCCTGCTGACTCGGCGACGATCCGGAAGTCTGCTGCGAAGGCCAGCGACGCCCCCGCGCCGGCCGCGATGCCGTTGACCGCGGCGATCACGGGCTTCGGCATCGTCGTGATCGCGAGCACCATCGGGTTGTAGTGCTCCTCGACGGTGTTGCTCAGAGGAGCGCCCGAGTCGCGCTTCGCGACGAGCTCCTTGAGGTCCTGTCCGGCGCTGAAGGCTCGCCCAGAGCCGGTCAGGACGACGCACCGCACGGTGTCGTCGGCGGCCGCGTCGTGCAGGTGGTCGCGGAAGGCGACCTTGGTCGCGTCGTCGAACGCGTTGAGGGATTCGGGCCGTGCCAGGGCGATCGTGGCGACGCCGTCGGCGACCTCGTACGAGACGGGAGCGTGAGGTTCGGTCATGGCCTCAGTCTGCCGCATTCACTCCTGACGCCGGCGTGCGCGATAATGGGTGTATTCAAGGTGCACGCGCCCGCGCTGCGCACGGAGGAAGGGGAACGCATGGCGGCCATGAAGCCTCGGACCGGGGACGGCCCGCTGGAGGTCACCAAAGAGGGACGCTGCATCGTGATGCGGGTTCCGCTCGAAGGTGGCGGACGACTCGTCGTCGAGCTGACCAACGACGAAGCATCCAACCTCGGCGACGCCCTGAAGGCTGTCTGAGTGGCCTCGCAGCCCGGTCTGACCGTCCGTTGGTCGCTGCGTGACGCCCCCGTCGACACGCTCGAGCAGCTGAAGGCCTACG
Above is a genomic segment from Mumia sp. Pv4-285 containing:
- a CDS encoding enoyl-CoA hydratase-related protein; the encoded protein is MTEPHAPVSYEVADGVATIALARPESLNAFDDATKVAFRDHLHDAAADDTVRCVVLTGSGRAFSAGQDLKELVAKRDSGAPLSNTVEEHYNPMVLAITTMPKPVIAAVNGIAAGAGASLAFAADFRIVAESAGFNLAFAGIALSADTGASWTLQRLVGFPKATELLLLPRTIRADEALQLGIATQVVPDDELADVVRELATRLAAGPTLAYASLKRALAYSATHSLPEALTNEGRLMALTGASEDHRAAVNAFLAKEKPTFVGR
- a CDS encoding M14 family zinc carboxypeptidase, translated to MRTAHAVAAGTLVAVVSVLGAPAGAVSPTTSAPRAVLTVQVATSASRPAVVERVVVGHSRKGREIVAYRLGDPEARRSAVVIAAMHGDERKPQAILRNLRDGSPISGLDLWVVPNANPDGVARKARRNARGVDLNRNFPRRWKASKRGPTWSGPKAASEPETRAMMRFLRKVAPDQVVSFHQPLYGIDTSGTGNRPLARRLAKHLRLPKRSFSCGSGCHGTMSQWFNHRLDGQLVTVELGRRPSKAYLTRTAPKGLLKALGGTRP
- a CDS encoding DNA-3-methyladenine glycosylase I, producing the protein MSDVVVGPDGLARCPWGASAAEMQTYHDTEWGRPVRDERGLFERLTLEAFQSGLSWAIVLRKRPRFREVFADFDPVVVAAYDGRRVAELLDDAGIIRNRTKVEATIANAAAVRAFEGGFADFVWSFAPPRAPRPVTLADVPAITPESKALAAGLKKRGFVFVGPTTAYAMMQATGMVDDHLAECHVRPTAD
- a CDS encoding DUF3117 domain-containing protein, giving the protein MAAMKPRTGDGPLEVTKEGRCIVMRVPLEGGGRLVVELTNDEASNLGDALKAV